In a single window of the Acinetobacter sp. CS-2 genome:
- the purL gene encoding phosphoribosylformylglycinamidine synthase, whose amino-acid sequence MFIVAGAPAHSSFKKTQLLNRLASMSSVQSIESQWIYLFDQALNEQQHQSALQLLNDGASFEVRQAASDEIQILVTPRLGTISPWSSKATDIFANCNTPIHRLERGVLFTLKGISEVSNEVKQVLHDRMTESVFNHIDDAAALFVETAPKRLNSIDILGQGKQALVKANSEFGFALSDEEIDYLTAAFNKLGRNPHDIELMMFAQANSEHCRHKIFGSEWTIDGEKQPLSLFQMIKNTYKESPTDVLSAYKDNASVIVGFDTQRFYPKKDNETGHHVYKYKSQAAHILMKVETHNHPTAIAPFAGAATGSGGEIRDEGATGRGGKPKAGLTGFTVSNLNIPGFEQPWEENYGKPSRMASPLQIMIEGPLGGAAFNNEFGRPALNGYFRTFEQNVNGEVKGFHKPIMIAGGYGNIRPDHVEKDAIQPGDLLIVLGGPAMLIGLGGGAASSVDSGKLGENLDFASVQRENPEMERRCQEVIDACWRMEDFNPIVSVHDVGAGGISNAMPELVNDHELGAVLDLRKIPSLEPGMSPMEIWSNEAQERYVLAIRPSSLSLFESLCARERCPFAVLGEATEARHLTVEDPLFENKAVDMPMQVMLGGTPRMSRSYETIERKGDDFDAAKVTDLKDAIFRVLKNPTVASKSFLITIGDRSITGMVARDQMVGPWQVPVADAAVTTTSLVGYTGEAMAMGERPPVALLNPAASARLSVAESISNIMSAKIEQISDIKLSANWMAAAGQPGEDQALFEGVKAIGMEMCPALGIAIPVGKDSLSMRTTWNDEGEDKSVTSPMSGVITAFAPVTDVRQTLTPELKNLDSVLVRIDLSKGQFRLGGSILAQVYKAIGSVTPDVDSFEDFKAFFALVQDWNNRGLIKAYHDIGDGGLLATVAEMMFASRLGVALEDQSTASLFAEEIGAVLQIATADWEALQAEIAESSLKDAISVVGKVNNTDQLTINGLVLERADLQVAWTEVSHQIQRLRDNSETADSEFALITDKNHKGIIAQPTFDLNEPVEAPYINSRRPNMVILREQGVNGHVEMAAAFDKVGFNTVDVHMSDLLAGRISLDDFEGIVACGGFSYGDVMGAGGGWAKSVLFNPKLRDQFEKFFHRQETFSLGICNGCQMLSQLAPLIPGAENWPRFHRNTSEVFEARAVNVRVEKSHSILLDGMEGSILPIAVAHGEGRVVATEDKIAALNAGNQVSLRYVDSLGNATQQYPLNPNGSPEAITGVTSTNGRATIMMPHPERNFRAVQHSWKPEEWTEDGAWLRMFRNARKFIG is encoded by the coding sequence ATGTTTATCGTGGCCGGTGCACCAGCACACTCTTCTTTTAAGAAAACTCAACTCTTAAACCGTCTCGCGTCAATGAGTTCTGTTCAATCAATTGAAAGTCAATGGATTTATCTGTTTGATCAAGCGCTCAACGAACAGCAGCATCAATCTGCATTACAATTATTAAATGATGGTGCTTCTTTTGAAGTTCGTCAGGCAGCAAGTGATGAAATTCAGATTCTTGTAACGCCACGTCTAGGCACGATTTCTCCGTGGTCTTCTAAAGCGACTGATATTTTTGCCAACTGTAATACCCCGATACACCGCCTAGAACGCGGTGTTTTGTTTACTTTAAAAGGTATTTCTGAAGTATCCAATGAAGTTAAACAGGTTTTACATGACCGTATGACTGAAAGCGTGTTCAATCATATTGATGACGCTGCGGCTTTATTTGTCGAAACTGCACCAAAACGTTTAAATAGCATTGATATTTTAGGTCAGGGTAAACAAGCGCTGGTGAAAGCCAACTCTGAATTTGGTTTTGCCTTGTCAGATGAAGAAATTGATTATTTAACCGCAGCATTTAACAAGCTGGGTCGTAACCCGCACGACATCGAATTGATGATGTTTGCTCAAGCCAACTCTGAGCATTGCCGTCACAAAATCTTTGGTTCTGAATGGACAATTGATGGTGAAAAACAGCCATTGTCATTGTTCCAAATGATCAAGAACACCTATAAAGAATCACCAACAGACGTATTGTCCGCTTATAAAGACAACGCATCTGTCATCGTGGGCTTTGACACACAACGTTTCTATCCTAAAAAAGATAATGAAACAGGTCACCACGTTTATAAATACAAGAGCCAGGCTGCTCACATCCTGATGAAAGTGGAAACCCACAACCATCCAACAGCGATTGCACCATTTGCTGGTGCTGCGACCGGTTCGGGCGGTGAAATCCGTGACGAGGGTGCAACTGGTCGTGGTGGTAAACCAAAAGCTGGCTTAACCGGTTTCACGGTGTCTAACCTGAACATTCCGGGTTTCGAACAGCCTTGGGAAGAAAATTACGGTAAACCATCACGTATGGCATCTCCACTTCAAATCATGATTGAAGGTCCATTGGGTGGTGCTGCGTTTAACAACGAATTTGGTCGTCCTGCCTTAAATGGTTACTTCCGTACTTTCGAACAAAACGTCAATGGTGAAGTGAAAGGTTTCCACAAGCCAATCATGATCGCTGGTGGTTACGGTAACATCCGTCCTGACCATGTGGAAAAAGATGCCATCCAGCCGGGCGACTTGTTGATCGTGCTAGGTGGTCCTGCAATGTTGATCGGCCTAGGTGGCGGTGCAGCATCTTCTGTAGATAGCGGTAAATTGGGTGAAAACCTCGACTTCGCTTCTGTACAGCGTGAAAACCCGGAAATGGAACGCCGTTGCCAGGAAGTGATTGATGCTTGCTGGCGCATGGAAGATTTCAACCCGATCGTGTCTGTGCATGACGTCGGTGCGGGCGGTATCTCCAATGCCATGCCTGAATTGGTCAATGACCATGAATTGGGTGCAGTGCTTGACCTTCGTAAGATTCCATCACTTGAGCCAGGCATGTCTCCAATGGAAATCTGGTCGAATGAAGCACAAGAACGTTATGTTTTAGCGATTCGTCCAAGTTCTTTAAGTCTGTTTGAATCTCTTTGTGCACGTGAACGTTGTCCGTTTGCAGTATTGGGTGAAGCGACTGAAGCACGTCATTTGACTGTTGAAGATCCATTGTTTGAAAACAAAGCGGTGGATATGCCAATGCAAGTGATGCTTGGTGGTACACCACGCATGAGCCGTTCTTACGAGACGATTGAACGTAAAGGCGATGACTTTGATGCAGCTAAAGTCACTGATTTGAAAGATGCGATTTTCCGTGTTCTGAAAAACCCGACCGTTGCATCTAAATCGTTCCTGATTACGATCGGTGACCGTTCAATTACCGGTATGGTTGCGCGTGACCAGATGGTGGGTCCTTGGCAAGTTCCTGTAGCAGATGCTGCAGTCACTACAACAAGCCTTGTCGGTTACACGGGTGAAGCGATGGCGATGGGTGAACGTCCACCAGTTGCGCTTTTAAACCCTGCTGCATCTGCACGTTTATCAGTTGCAGAGTCGATCTCGAACATCATGTCTGCAAAAATCGAGCAGATTAGCGACATTAAATTGTCTGCAAACTGGATGGCGGCTGCAGGCCAACCGGGTGAAGACCAAGCGTTATTTGAAGGCGTAAAAGCCATCGGTATGGAAATGTGTCCTGCGCTGGGTATTGCAATTCCTGTTGGTAAAGACTCACTGTCTATGCGTACCACCTGGAATGATGAAGGTGAAGACAAGTCTGTAACATCTCCAATGTCTGGCGTAATTACTGCATTTGCACCGGTGACTGATGTACGTCAAACATTGACCCCTGAATTGAAAAACCTGGATTCAGTACTGGTACGTATTGATCTTTCTAAAGGTCAGTTCCGCCTTGGTGGTTCGATTCTGGCTCAGGTGTATAAAGCCATTGGTTCTGTAACTCCAGATGTAGACAGTTTCGAAGATTTCAAAGCATTCTTTGCATTGGTTCAGGACTGGAATAACCGTGGCCTGATCAAGGCTTATCATGACATCGGTGATGGTGGCTTACTCGCGACTGTTGCAGAAATGATGTTTGCTTCACGTTTGGGTGTAGCACTGGAAGATCAATCGACTGCAAGCCTGTTTGCTGAAGAAATTGGTGCAGTACTGCAAATTGCTACTGCTGATTGGGAAGCATTACAGGCAGAAATCGCTGAATCTTCACTTAAAGATGCTATCTCTGTAGTAGGTAAAGTGAACAATACTGACCAATTGACTATCAACGGTCTGGTACTTGAACGTGCTGATTTGCAAGTAGCTTGGACTGAAGTATCACATCAAATTCAACGTTTGCGTGACAACTCTGAAACTGCGGATTCTGAGTTTGCTTTAATCACTGACAAGAACCACAAAGGTATCATCGCACAGCCGACATTCGACCTGAATGAACCTGTTGAAGCGCCGTATATCAATTCACGTCGTCCAAACATGGTGATCTTGCGTGAACAGGGCGTAAACGGTCATGTGGAAATGGCTGCGGCATTCGATAAAGTCGGCTTCAACACTGTTGACGTACACATGAGCGACTTGCTTGCTGGCCGTATCAGTCTGGATGACTTTGAAGGTATTGTGGCTTGTGGCGGTTTCTCTTACGGTGACGTAATGGGCGCAGGCGGTGGCTGGGCGAAATCAGTATTGTTTAACCCTAAACTGCGTGACCAGTTCGAGAAATTCTTCCATCGTCAAGAAACCTTCTCTTTGGGTATCTGTAACGGTTGTCAAATGTTGTCGCAATTGGCTCCACTGATTCCGGGTGCGGAAAACTGGCCTCGTTTCCACCGTAACACTTCAGAAGTATTTGAAGCGCGTGCAGTGAACGTTCGTGTTGAAAAATCTCACTCGATCCTGTTAGACGGTATGGAAGGTTCGATTCTTCCAATCGCGGTAGCACATGGTGAAGGCCGTGTAGTTGCAACTGAAGACAAAATTGCTGCATTAAATGCAGGCAATCAAGTCAGCCTGCGTTATGTAGACAGCTTGGGTAATGCTACACAGCAATATCCATTGAACCCGAACGGTTCACCAGAAGCGATTACTGGTGTGACATCTACTAACGGTCGTGCAACGATTATGATGCCGCATCCTGAACGTAACTTCCGAGCTGTTCAGCATTCTTGGAAACCTGAAGAATGGACTGAAGATGGTGCATGGTTACGCATGTTCCGCAATGCACGTAAGTTCATTGGTTAA
- a CDS encoding deoxyguanosinetriphosphate triphosphohydrolase, whose translation MEQMRWLELLSTVRIGSKKQSSEQARSPFHKDYDRIIFSQSFRQLNRKTQVHPLTQHDGIHTRLTHSLEVSCIGRSLGMLAAEKIKDQLPVWISPADVGAIIQAACLAHDIGNPPFGHAGEYAIREWFDDASHGNFLKKLTPEEQADVRQFEGNAQGLRLLTKIDYHPNDGGMRLTYATLGAYLKYPWLSKTIASQGDRPANQRAKFGCYQSEKETLKQITEQLGLIQLSDYQYCRHPLTYLLEAADDICYALIDLEDGIILNMLSYEEVEPVFLDLIADYGKPEELSMPTTTWQQKIAALRGRVMKRLVDEVTTAFAKHHFEILSGQLKGSLLQYCSEDIERGIERAKNLARDKIFEHPQKAGLEIIAHQSLQNILDAFIPLTTPHKTLSFKEQRLMSMLQRAGVNFQSNHYENIMQVLDIISKFSDHQAYNLSQELQGNKAGLM comes from the coding sequence ATGGAACAAATGCGTTGGTTGGAACTGCTTTCGACAGTTCGTATTGGTAGCAAAAAACAAAGTTCAGAACAGGCACGTAGCCCATTCCACAAAGATTATGACCGCATTATCTTTTCGCAAAGTTTCCGCCAGCTCAACCGTAAAACCCAAGTGCATCCGCTAACACAGCACGATGGTATTCACACCCGTTTGACCCATTCGCTCGAAGTATCGTGTATTGGCCGTTCATTGGGCATGCTGGCAGCAGAAAAAATTAAAGATCAACTCCCGGTGTGGATTTCCCCTGCCGATGTCGGTGCCATTATTCAGGCTGCATGTCTGGCACATGATATTGGCAATCCACCTTTTGGTCATGCCGGAGAATACGCGATACGTGAATGGTTTGACGATGCCTCACATGGCAATTTTTTAAAAAAACTCACCCCGGAAGAACAGGCCGATGTACGCCAGTTTGAAGGTAATGCCCAAGGTTTACGTTTACTAACCAAAATTGACTATCATCCCAATGATGGCGGCATGCGTCTGACTTATGCCACTTTAGGCGCTTATTTAAAATATCCGTGGTTATCTAAAACCATTGCCTCACAAGGTGATCGCCCTGCCAATCAGCGGGCAAAATTTGGCTGTTACCAGTCTGAAAAAGAGACTCTCAAGCAAATTACAGAACAGCTCGGTTTAATTCAGCTCAGTGACTATCAGTATTGCCGTCATCCGCTGACCTATTTACTCGAAGCTGCGGATGACATCTGTTATGCCCTGATTGATCTGGAAGATGGCATTATTTTAAATATGCTATCTTATGAAGAAGTCGAACCGGTTTTCCTCGACCTGATTGCAGATTATGGCAAGCCCGAAGAACTGTCTATGCCAACCACGACCTGGCAGCAAAAAATTGCTGCTTTACGCGGCCGGGTGATGAAACGTCTTGTGGATGAAGTGACCACTGCTTTTGCCAAACATCACTTTGAGATTTTATCAGGACAACTCAAAGGCAGCTTATTGCAATATTGTTCTGAAGATATTGAACGCGGCATTGAACGGGCAAAAAACTTGGCGCGTGACAAGATTTTTGAACATCCGCAAAAGGCTGGTTTAGAGATTATTGCCCATCAAAGTCTGCAAAATATTCTGGATGCCTTTATCCCGTTGACCACACCACATAAAACCTTGAGCTTTAAAGAACAGCGTTTAATGTCCATGCTGCAACGCGCCGGAGTCAATTTTCAAAGTAATCACTATGAAAATATTATGCAGGTGCTGGATATTATTTCGAAATTCTCAGACCATCAGGCCTATAACCTGTCGCAAGAGTTACAGGGCAATAAAGCCGGCTTGATGTAA
- the ruvA gene encoding Holliday junction branch migration protein RuvA, with protein MIGCLIGEVLALEAPTVLLNVNGVGYEIDTPLSTFCQLQKGQKVTLWTHLAVREDAQLLYGFLNAQEKTIFRTLLKVNGVGPKMALGILSTLSVDMLIHTVEHEDVNTLVKVPGVGKKTAERLMIELRDRFKAMSAGTTPNNSTVEQIQFSGNSAVAEAEAALQSLGYKPLEAQKLINAVKADFTEASDIIRAALKSMNK; from the coding sequence ATGATTGGATGTCTTATTGGCGAGGTGTTGGCTCTAGAAGCACCGACAGTATTATTAAATGTAAATGGCGTGGGCTATGAAATCGATACCCCGCTTTCAACATTTTGCCAATTACAAAAAGGCCAGAAAGTTACCTTATGGACGCATCTCGCCGTTCGTGAAGATGCTCAGCTTTTATATGGCTTCTTGAATGCTCAGGAAAAAACCATCTTCCGTACCCTGCTTAAAGTCAACGGTGTGGGTCCTAAAATGGCTTTGGGTATTCTTTCTACTCTCAGCGTCGACATGCTAATTCATACTGTAGAACATGAAGATGTGAATACGCTAGTTAAAGTACCGGGTGTAGGCAAAAAAACCGCTGAACGCTTGATGATTGAACTGCGTGACCGCTTCAAAGCCATGTCAGCTGGCACGACACCAAACAATTCTACTGTAGAGCAAATCCAGTTTAGTGGTAACTCTGCTGTGGCAGAAGCTGAAGCAGCGTTACAGTCATTAGGTTATAAACCTTTAGAAGCACAAAAACTGATTAATGCCGTTAAAGCGGACTTTACCGAAGCAAGTGATATTATCCGTGCTGCACTTAAGTCGATGAACAAGTAA
- the ruvB gene encoding Holliday junction branch migration DNA helicase RuvB gives MQDRLISGSEKPEDHFDRAIRPTSLEDYIGQPVVREQMEIFIGAARGRGEALDHTLIFGPPGLGKTTLANIIAREMGGNLKSTSGPVLERAGDLAAMLTNLEEGDVLFIDEIHRLSPVIEEILYPAMEDYQLDIMIGEGPGARSIKLDLPPFTLVAATTRAGLLTSPLRDRFGIVQRLEFYSVADLTHIVSRSASLMDVPMTDDGAKEIARRARGTPRIANRLLRRVRDYAQVKGTGEVTQEMAQRALDMLNVDKDGLDTLDRRYLSMLLERFDGGPAGVEALAAAMAEDSGTLEDVIEPYLIQQGYTMRTARGRIATNMAYLQFGMTPPEPKDK, from the coding sequence ATGCAAGACCGTCTCATCAGTGGTTCTGAAAAACCCGAAGATCATTTTGATCGTGCCATTCGCCCCACTTCCCTGGAAGACTACATTGGTCAGCCCGTGGTACGTGAGCAAATGGAAATCTTTATTGGCGCAGCACGAGGTCGTGGTGAAGCACTCGACCATACCCTGATTTTTGGCCCACCGGGTTTAGGTAAAACTACACTGGCCAATATTATCGCACGCGAAATGGGCGGCAATCTAAAATCGACTTCTGGCCCAGTACTGGAGCGTGCCGGTGATCTGGCTGCCATGCTGACCAATTTAGAAGAAGGTGACGTTTTATTTATTGATGAAATTCACCGTCTTTCTCCTGTAATTGAAGAAATTCTGTATCCAGCCATGGAAGATTACCAGCTTGATATCATGATTGGTGAAGGCCCGGGCGCACGTTCCATTAAACTGGACTTACCGCCATTTACCTTGGTTGCGGCTACCACACGTGCAGGCTTGCTCACCTCGCCGCTACGTGACCGTTTTGGTATTGTGCAGCGTTTAGAATTTTATTCAGTTGCCGACTTAACTCATATTGTGTCGCGTTCTGCCTCGTTAATGGACGTTCCCATGACGGATGATGGTGCAAAAGAAATCGCGCGTCGTGCCCGTGGTACACCGCGTATTGCCAACCGCTTGTTGCGCCGTGTTCGTGACTATGCACAAGTGAAAGGTACAGGTGAAGTCACTCAAGAAATGGCTCAACGTGCACTGGATATGCTGAATGTCGATAAAGATGGCTTGGATACTTTAGACCGTCGTTATTTAAGCATGTTGTTAGAACGTTTTGATGGTGGCCCTGCCGGTGTGGAAGCTTTGGCTGCTGCAATGGCAGAAGATTCAGGTACTTTGGAAGATGTGATTGAGCCTTATCTGATTCAGCAAGGCTATACCATGCGTACTGCACGTGGCCGTATTGCTACTAATATGGCATATTTGCAGTTTGGCATGACGCCGCCTGAGCCGAAAGACAAGTGA
- a CDS encoding amidohydrolase, which translates to MDIYKQISLCLPLFLCSQLSLADWIDDSVKNVEAHTIQLRQHIHQNPELGNMEFKTSELVQKELKSYGIEVRKGYAKTGVIGVLKGAKPGPVMALRADMDALPIEEKTGLPYASKVKAIYQGKETDVMHGCGHDAHTAMLLGAAKALAANKDKIAGTVVFVFQPAEEGGADIDNFTQGHLIGSRKMIADGALNNPKPEVIFGMHVMAGMPSGNISYKDGAILNSADHLRIQVNGKQVHGSMPWLGRDPIYASSQMINNMQSLISRNTDLTKGMGVVSIGSIHGGTTGNVIPDQVNMVGTIRSNSEDVRQSILKTLPNMLEHNAAANQVTAKVEIAPYAPVTTNDKTLTKLMQPTLAQVSGEDKLHVLDNNASASEDFAYYGQLMPSLFVFVGATPADQDMTKAAPNHNQLFIVDNKTLKTGVESHVRFILDYPKVAEQVQTDWKKRQTTKK; encoded by the coding sequence ATGGACATATATAAGCAGATCTCCCTTTGTCTTCCACTTTTTCTTTGCAGCCAGTTGAGCCTTGCAGACTGGATTGATGATTCCGTTAAAAATGTAGAAGCCCACACCATTCAGCTTCGACAGCATATTCATCAAAATCCAGAACTGGGCAATATGGAATTCAAAACCTCCGAGCTGGTACAAAAAGAGTTAAAATCTTATGGAATAGAAGTGCGTAAAGGCTATGCCAAAACCGGTGTCATCGGGGTACTTAAAGGGGCTAAGCCGGGTCCAGTGATGGCTTTACGTGCCGACATGGATGCTCTTCCGATTGAAGAAAAAACTGGACTTCCTTATGCCAGTAAAGTCAAAGCCATTTATCAGGGCAAAGAAACCGATGTCATGCACGGCTGTGGTCATGATGCCCATACCGCGATGTTACTGGGTGCAGCCAAGGCCTTAGCAGCCAATAAAGATAAAATTGCAGGTACTGTGGTATTTGTTTTCCAACCGGCTGAAGAAGGCGGTGCTGATATTGATAATTTTACTCAAGGTCATTTGATCGGTTCACGTAAAATGATTGCCGATGGTGCATTGAACAATCCCAAACCGGAAGTTATTTTTGGTATGCACGTAATGGCAGGTATGCCAAGCGGTAATATCTCCTATAAAGATGGTGCCATTCTGAACAGTGCGGATCATTTACGCATTCAGGTCAACGGCAAGCAGGTACATGGTTCCATGCCCTGGCTGGGTCGCGATCCAATCTATGCTTCTTCACAAATGATCAACAACATGCAAAGTTTGATCAGCCGTAACACAGATTTGACCAAAGGCATGGGCGTAGTCAGCATTGGTAGTATTCACGGGGGAACAACGGGTAATGTCATTCCCGATCAGGTGAATATGGTGGGTACCATTCGTTCTAACAGTGAAGATGTTCGCCAGAGCATTTTAAAAACTTTACCCAACATGCTAGAACATAATGCCGCTGCCAATCAGGTCACAGCAAAAGTGGAAATTGCACCCTACGCGCCTGTTACGACCAATGACAAAACATTAACCAAATTGATGCAACCTACGCTGGCTCAGGTGAGTGGCGAAGATAAACTGCATGTGCTGGACAACAACGCCAGTGCCAGCGAAGATTTTGCTTATTATGGTCAGCTGATGCCATCCTTGTTTGTCTTTGTGGGTGCAACTCCTGCCGATCAGGACATGACCAAAGCCGCACCTAACCATAACCAGTTATTTATTGTCGATAATAAGACTTTAAAAACCGGGGTAGAAAGCCATGTGCGTTTTATTCTGGATTATCCAAAAGTTGCCGAACAGGTACAGACTGACTGGAAAAAGAGACAAACCACAAAAAAATAA
- the ybgC gene encoding tol-pal system-associated acyl-CoA thioesterase: MANKFEFNIRVYIEDTDAGGIVYHANHIRFMERTRTEWLRASGVDHYWHQKDYNFVVHKINVKYSRPILMDDLITVTASVVSCKATSFVLQQNIYRGEIMLASGEVELACISVDGMRPTRLPEEIRTLILKELGQD; encoded by the coding sequence ATGGCGAATAAATTCGAATTCAACATTCGTGTATATATTGAAGACACCGATGCCGGTGGCATTGTCTATCATGCAAACCATATTCGTTTTATGGAACGTACCCGTACCGAATGGCTACGTGCTTCAGGCGTAGATCACTACTGGCACCAAAAAGATTACAACTTTGTCGTTCATAAAATTAACGTGAAATATTCACGCCCTATCCTGATGGATGACCTGATTACTGTTACCGCGAGTGTAGTTTCGTGTAAAGCGACATCATTTGTATTGCAACAGAATATTTATCGTGGTGAAATCATGCTTGCTTCTGGTGAAGTCGAATTGGCATGTATCAGCGTAGATGGTATGCGTCCAACCCGGCTTCCTGAGGAAATCCGTACACTAATTCTGAAAGAGTTAGGACAAGACTAA
- the tolQ gene encoding protein TolQ has product MATQLESSLHVSDLILQASPVVQLVMLLLLLASLYSWYLIAKLHMSYKKAQAEDQHFQKIFWSGAELNTLYNNAQLNSKRVGLEDIFYHGLGEFFKLKKHNAPAQQSIESTERILRVGLSRDQGHLEQGLGALASIGSVAPYVGLFGTVWGIMNAFIGLAEVDQVTLATVAPGIAEALIATAIGLFAAIPAVLAFNHYTAKGEAVYSDRALFAEEMVALLQRQTVGSTQEND; this is encoded by the coding sequence ATGGCAACACAACTAGAATCTTCGCTACACGTATCAGATCTTATTTTACAAGCAAGTCCTGTGGTTCAATTGGTAATGCTGCTGCTACTTCTGGCATCATTATATAGTTGGTATCTGATTGCCAAGTTACATATGAGTTATAAAAAGGCCCAGGCCGAAGATCAACACTTTCAAAAAATCTTCTGGTCGGGGGCTGAATTAAATACCCTGTATAACAATGCCCAACTCAATTCCAAACGTGTCGGTCTGGAAGATATTTTCTATCATGGCTTGGGTGAATTTTTTAAACTTAAAAAACACAATGCGCCTGCCCAGCAAAGTATTGAAAGTACTGAACGTATCCTGCGTGTGGGTCTTAGCCGTGATCAGGGACACCTTGAACAAGGTTTGGGTGCGCTGGCAAGCATTGGCTCAGTTGCGCCTTATGTCGGACTGTTTGGTACGGTTTGGGGCATCATGAATGCCTTTATTGGTCTGGCAGAGGTCGATCAGGTTACACTGGCAACCGTAGCTCCAGGTATTGCCGAAGCATTAATCGCCACTGCAATTGGTCTGTTTGCAGCCATTCCTGCTGTTTTGGCCTTTAACCATTACACCGCAAAAGGTGAAGCGGTTTATTCAGACCGCGCTTTATTTGCTGAAGAAATGGTGGCGCTGTTACAACGTCAAACTGTGGGTTCTACACAGGAAAATGACTGA
- the tolR gene encoding protein TolR has translation MAIQRSGRFERIKKPLKSDMNVVPYIDVMLVLLVIFMVTAPMITTGVKVDLPQANGAPMQAEDRPAIVTLETDGTIKLEDKSHNNDVLTLDELKAVLTESQREASAQKKQMSVLINGSESRPYGEVMKLMSALQDAGLTQVGLLTEPLK, from the coding sequence ATGGCAATTCAACGTTCCGGACGCTTTGAGCGTATTAAAAAACCATTAAAAAGTGACATGAATGTTGTCCCTTATATCGACGTGATGCTGGTGCTGTTGGTGATTTTTATGGTCACTGCACCCATGATTACGACTGGTGTAAAAGTTGATTTGCCTCAAGCAAATGGTGCACCCATGCAGGCCGAAGACCGCCCTGCCATTGTCACGCTTGAAACAGATGGCACCATTAAACTTGAAGATAAATCACATAATAATGATGTACTCACACTCGATGAATTAAAAGCTGTACTGACTGAGTCACAACGTGAAGCGTCAGCACAGAAAAAACAAATGAGTGTACTGATTAACGGCAGTGAATCTCGTCCTTATGGTGAAGTCATGAAACTCATGTCTGCCTTACAGGATGCAGGATTAACTCAAGTGGGTTTACTGACTGAGCCATTAAAATAA